From Levilactobacillus zymae, a single genomic window includes:
- the purR gene encoding pur operon repressor, translating into MKVRRSDRLVDMTRYLLERPHQLVSLTFFASRYESAKSSISEDLTILKRTFQMRGTGLLETVPGAAGGARFIPYILREEAEQFVGDMIDELSAADRYLPGGYVYMSDILGRPAALRQIGLILATQYLNQTVDVVVTVATKGIPLAQSVANYLNVPFVIVRHDSQITEGSTVSVNYVSGSTKRIERMALSKRSVKPGSRVLIVDDYMKGGGTVGGLRSLVDEFDSQLAGVAVFAEGDFDGQRPVSKYTSLVKVQTQDDEIRVTPGNYLTQIFGEENNPQK; encoded by the coding sequence TTGAAAGTCAGAAGAAGTGACCGGTTGGTCGATATGACCCGCTATTTATTGGAACGTCCGCATCAACTTGTATCCCTGACGTTTTTTGCGTCGCGTTATGAATCGGCGAAGTCTTCCATCAGTGAAGATTTAACGATTCTGAAGCGGACCTTTCAGATGCGGGGAACTGGTCTACTCGAAACGGTTCCTGGTGCGGCTGGGGGCGCTCGGTTCATCCCCTACATTTTACGGGAAGAGGCCGAACAGTTCGTGGGCGACATGATTGATGAGTTATCCGCTGCCGACCGGTATTTACCCGGGGGCTACGTTTACATGTCCGACATCTTAGGTCGGCCAGCCGCCTTACGGCAAATTGGGCTGATTCTCGCCACCCAATACCTGAATCAAACCGTTGACGTGGTTGTCACGGTCGCTACCAAAGGAATTCCGTTGGCCCAAAGCGTGGCTAACTACTTGAACGTCCCGTTCGTGATTGTGCGTCACGATTCGCAGATTACGGAAGGCTCCACGGTCAGTGTCAACTACGTGTCGGGGTCAACCAAGCGCATCGAACGCATGGCGTTATCCAAACGGAGTGTCAAACCCGGCTCGCGCGTTCTAATCGTCGACGACTACATGAAGGGCGGCGGCACGGTCGGGGGACTGCGGTCCTTAGTCGATGAGTTCGATTCCCAACTGGCTGGCGTGGCCGTGTTTGCGGAAGGCGACTTTGACGGGCAACGGCCGGTTTCGAAGTACACGTCGTTGGTTAAGGTTCAAACACAAGATGATGAAATTCGCGTCACACCGGGGAACTACCTCACGCAGATCTTTGGCGAAGAAAATAATCCACAAAAATAG
- the glmU gene encoding bifunctional UDP-N-acetylglucosamine diphosphorylase/glucosamine-1-phosphate N-acetyltransferase GlmU yields MSTRNTIILAAGKGTRMKSKLYKVLHRVCGKAMVDHVLTQVEKTNMDQVVTVVGYGADEVKATLGDRTQYVLQAKQLGTGHAVLQTEPILKDEEGTTLIVSGDTPLFQAQTFEDLFAYHEAKHAAATILTSKAPDPTGYGRIVRNNIGIVEKIVEQKDANSEEQEIHEINTGVYVFDNQKLFKALHEISNDNAQGEYYLTDVIEILKQQGDIVGAYRMSNFDESMGVNDRVALAAATKIMRERINKHHMQDGVTLIDPETTYIDAGVKIGADTIIEPGVLLKGKTVIGDDCYIGAHSELRNATLADHVTVTSSLLEDSDMASGSNIGPNSHLRPESHIGPKVHLGNFVEVKKATIGEGTKVGHLTYVGNAKLGKHINVGCGVVFVNYDGKNKHETVVGDDAFIGSNSNLVAPLDVADHSFIAAGSTITDAVNQYDMAIARQRQTNKPNYYQKLPYRGE; encoded by the coding sequence ATGAGTACGAGAAATACAATCATTCTGGCAGCCGGCAAGGGGACCCGGATGAAGTCGAAGTTGTATAAGGTCTTGCATCGCGTTTGCGGGAAAGCCATGGTCGATCACGTGCTGACCCAAGTGGAAAAGACCAACATGGACCAGGTGGTCACGGTCGTGGGCTACGGTGCCGACGAGGTTAAAGCCACGTTAGGTGACCGGACGCAGTACGTCTTACAGGCCAAGCAATTGGGAACGGGCCACGCGGTCTTACAGACGGAACCCATCTTAAAGGATGAAGAGGGGACCACCCTGATCGTCAGTGGGGATACGCCGTTATTCCAAGCCCAGACGTTTGAAGACTTATTTGCCTACCACGAAGCCAAGCATGCCGCGGCCACGATTTTAACGTCGAAGGCCCCGGACCCAACTGGTTACGGTCGGATTGTGCGGAACAACATTGGCATTGTGGAAAAGATTGTGGAACAAAAGGATGCTAATTCCGAAGAACAAGAAATCCACGAAATTAATACCGGAGTTTACGTGTTCGATAACCAAAAGCTTTTCAAGGCCTTGCACGAAATCTCGAACGACAACGCTCAGGGGGAATATTACCTGACCGACGTCATCGAAATCTTGAAGCAACAAGGGGACATCGTTGGTGCCTACCGGATGAGTAATTTCGATGAATCCATGGGGGTTAACGACCGCGTGGCCTTAGCTGCTGCTACCAAAATCATGCGTGAACGGATCAACAAGCACCACATGCAGGACGGGGTCACGTTGATTGATCCAGAAACCACCTACATCGATGCCGGCGTGAAGATTGGTGCCGACACGATCATCGAGCCCGGGGTCTTATTAAAGGGGAAGACGGTCATTGGTGATGACTGTTACATTGGGGCGCACTCCGAACTACGTAACGCCACGTTAGCCGACCACGTCACGGTCACGTCCTCGTTACTGGAAGATTCCGATATGGCCAGTGGGTCGAACATTGGCCCGAACAGTCATTTGCGGCCAGAATCCCACATCGGCCCGAAGGTTCACCTCGGAAACTTTGTGGAAGTCAAGAAGGCCACGATTGGCGAAGGCACCAAGGTTGGTCATTTGACCTACGTGGGCAATGCCAAATTAGGAAAGCATATCAACGTGGGTTGCGGCGTGGTCTTTGTCAACTACGATGGCAAGAACAAGCACGAAACGGTTGTGGGAGACGACGCCTTCATCGGGTCGAACTCCAACCTGGTTGCGCCGTTAGACGTGGCAGATCACAGTTTTATCGCGGCGGGGTCCACGATTACCGACGCCGTGAACCAGTACGATATGGCGATTGCCCGGCAACGGCAAACCAACAAACCGAACTATTATCAAAAACTTCCATACCGCGGCGAATAA
- a CDS encoding ribose-phosphate diphosphokinase: protein MATQYFDPKLKIFALNSNKPLAQKIANEVGVELGKTSVDRFSDGEIRINIEQSVRGCHVYVIQSTSAPVNDNLMELLIMIDALRRASAATINVVIPYYGYARQDRKARSREPITAKLVANMLQTAGVTRVLALDLHAAQIQGFFDVPVDHLMGAPLLADYFLRNGLAENAVVVSPDHGGVTRARALAEFLKAPIAIIDKRRPRANVAEIMNIIGDVKGKRCIMIDDMIDTAGTITLGSKALMEAGAMEVYASCTHPVLSGPAIERIKQSPIKKLVVTDSIQLTADKQIEKIEQISVGPLIGQAIKRINENRPVSPLFKNRFRSREQ from the coding sequence ATGGCTACGCAATATTTCGATCCTAAATTAAAGATTTTTGCGTTAAATTCGAACAAACCGTTGGCTCAAAAAATCGCTAACGAAGTGGGTGTCGAATTAGGGAAAACTTCTGTGGACCGGTTTAGTGATGGTGAAATTCGCATCAACATTGAACAAAGTGTCCGGGGATGCCACGTTTACGTGATTCAATCGACGTCGGCACCGGTAAATGACAACTTAATGGAACTGTTGATCATGATTGATGCCTTACGGCGGGCCAGTGCGGCCACCATCAACGTGGTCATTCCGTACTACGGTTACGCGCGGCAAGACCGGAAAGCCCGGTCTCGCGAACCCATTACGGCTAAGTTGGTCGCTAATATGTTGCAAACGGCTGGCGTGACGCGGGTCTTAGCACTCGACTTACACGCAGCACAGATTCAAGGGTTCTTCGATGTGCCCGTGGATCATTTGATGGGTGCGCCATTATTGGCGGACTACTTCTTGCGCAACGGGTTGGCCGAAAATGCCGTCGTGGTTTCACCCGACCATGGTGGGGTGACTAGAGCGCGGGCCTTGGCAGAATTTTTGAAGGCCCCAATTGCGATTATCGACAAGCGGCGGCCACGGGCCAATGTGGCTGAAATCATGAATATCATTGGAGACGTCAAGGGTAAGCGGTGCATCATGATTGACGACATGATTGATACGGCCGGGACGATTACGTTAGGGTCGAAGGCCTTAATGGAAGCCGGCGCAATGGAAGTGTACGCTAGTTGTACCCACCCGGTTCTGTCGGGTCCGGCGATTGAGCGGATTAAGCAGTCGCCAATCAAGAAGTTAGTGGTCACGGATTCCATCCAATTAACTGCAGACAAGCAAATTGAAAAAATTGAACAGATTTCGGTCGGTCCCCTGATTGGGCAAGCCATCAAGCGGATCAACGAAAACCGGCCGGTCAGTCCATTGTTTAAGAACCGGTTCCGTAGTAGAGAACAGTAA
- a CDS encoding DUF3899 domain-containing protein, translating into MQQNWPRWGTGVIGASVLVSLVAHVLGMQLMVIGNLLFMLGLALVVVGAVLVLARGHLFTGWRHRRKKGQDPLPGEKVDVHDVATVKNSPIRVSPGARFSFLAGFGLIIVGIILTLV; encoded by the coding sequence ATGCAACAAAATTGGCCACGCTGGGGAACCGGCGTGATTGGCGCCAGCGTACTGGTTAGCCTAGTTGCTCACGTTTTAGGGATGCAACTCATGGTGATTGGTAACCTGCTGTTCATGCTGGGATTGGCGTTAGTCGTGGTGGGCGCCGTACTGGTGCTGGCCCGCGGCCACCTATTTACGGGGTGGCGACACCGACGGAAGAAAGGCCAGGATCCCTTACCTGGTGAAAAGGTCGACGTACACGACGTCGCTACGGTGAAAAATTCGCCGATTCGGGTTTCTCCCGGCGCCCGGTTTAGTTTTTTAGCCGGCTTTGGTCTAATTATTGTCGGAATTATTTTAACCCTAGTTTAG
- a CDS encoding GntR family transcriptional regulator: MPDLVYRNVMHDLKKRIRRGEFTTKKLPDERRLSESYQVSRSTIKRAMSVLVDQGIVFKKRGSGTFINPLYLKDQSAFRYEGKNLGITDSFQVAGEQPQSRLLDYRVIPASPEIQQELFLKEAEFVYRIKRLRLFNAQPVIIETGYIPIKILPTLSPEVVQSSIFNYLQETQGQSVTKSFLSIRAQPSSSEDQQLLNLSETEPVGVMEGIFFMDDGTPFEVSSMHLHYQYLKYGTFVDLNED; the protein is encoded by the coding sequence ATGCCAGATTTAGTTTATCGAAATGTGATGCATGATTTGAAAAAACGAATTCGTCGTGGGGAATTCACGACCAAAAAATTACCGGACGAACGTCGTCTGAGTGAAAGTTACCAGGTAAGCCGCAGTACGATTAAGCGCGCGATGAGTGTGCTGGTAGACCAGGGCATCGTCTTCAAGAAGCGGGGCTCGGGGACGTTTATTAACCCGTTGTACCTCAAGGATCAGTCGGCTTTTCGCTATGAAGGAAAAAATCTGGGCATCACGGATAGCTTTCAGGTGGCCGGTGAGCAACCCCAAAGTCGTTTACTGGATTACCGGGTGATTCCAGCAAGTCCGGAGATTCAGCAGGAACTGTTTCTCAAAGAAGCGGAGTTTGTCTACCGTATCAAGCGTCTCCGGCTGTTCAATGCGCAGCCGGTGATCATCGAAACGGGCTACATTCCCATCAAAATCTTACCGACCTTGAGCCCCGAGGTGGTCCAGAGCTCGATTTTTAATTACCTGCAGGAGACCCAGGGGCAGTCTGTGACGAAATCATTTTTATCCATCCGCGCCCAACCGTCCAGCAGTGAGGACCAGCAGTTGCTGAACCTCAGTGAGACGGAGCCCGTCGGTGTGATGGAGGGCATCTTCTTCATGGACGACGGGACGCCCTTCGAAGTGTCGAGTATGCATCTGCATTATCAATATTTAAAATACGGTACCTTTGTCGACTTAAACGAAGATTAG
- a CDS encoding phosphoketolase family protein, with protein MAVDFDSKSYLEKVDAWWRATTYLSGGMIFLKSNPLFSVTNTPIQKDDVKVKPIGHWGTISGQTFLYAHANRLINKYGLNMFYIGGPGHGGQVMVTNSYLDGTYTDAFPEITQDLEGMSRLYKRFSFPGGIGSHMTAQTPGSLHEGGELGYSLSHATGAVLDNPDQIAFTVVGDGEVETGPAMTAWNSIKFLNPKNDGAVLPILDLNGFKISNPTLFSRMDDEHLTKFFEGLGWSPRFIENDDIHDYMAYHEKAAAVFDQAIADIKQIQKDARENGKYEDGTIAPWPVVLARLPKGWGGPTHNPAGEPIENSFRAHQVPLGLSQNNFDELPEFEAWMNSYKPEELFNTDGTLKAEVADFAPKGDKRMAANPLANGGRARGEKPELLDLPDWKSYANDINESNRGTNLPDGNRNMDMNVLSTFFAGVATKNPSSFRIFGPDETMSNRLWEMFKITNRQWESPVKEPNDQYEAPEGRILDAQLSEHQAEGWLEAYTLTGRQGVFTSYESFLRVVDSMITQHFKWIRQAAAEDWRNDYPSLNLISTSTVFQQDHNGYTHQDPGILTHLAEKKSDFVRQYLPADGNSLLAVFDRAFKDRQKVNHIVASKQPRQQWFSIDEAEELATEGIKAIDWASTVAEGEDADIVFASAGVEPTIETLAALHLINDAFPAVKMRYVNVVELGRLQNKNGQLNAERALSDDKFSSLFGESGTPVVFGFHGYEDLIESMFYERQHLGLHVHGYREDGDITTAYDMRVYSELDRFHQAKDAVSVLVNKGVIDEAAAKAFDAKMDEILAKHFKVTRDEGHDIEEFTKWQWTPLKK; from the coding sequence ATGGCAGTAGATTTCGATTCCAAGTCTTACTTGGAAAAAGTTGACGCCTGGTGGCGCGCAACGACTTATCTCTCCGGTGGGATGATTTTCCTTAAGAGCAACCCACTGTTCTCAGTTACTAACACACCAATCCAAAAGGATGACGTTAAGGTTAAGCCTATTGGACACTGGGGTACGATCTCAGGACAAACGTTCCTGTACGCGCACGCTAACCGTCTGATCAACAAGTACGGCTTGAACATGTTCTACATCGGTGGCCCTGGTCACGGTGGTCAAGTAATGGTGACGAACTCTTACTTGGACGGAACTTACACTGACGCCTTCCCAGAAATCACCCAAGACCTTGAAGGGATGTCCCGTTTATACAAGCGGTTCTCCTTCCCAGGTGGTATTGGCTCTCACATGACTGCCCAAACCCCAGGTTCCCTTCACGAAGGTGGGGAATTAGGTTACTCACTCTCTCACGCTACTGGTGCCGTTTTAGATAACCCAGACCAAATTGCCTTCACGGTAGTTGGTGATGGGGAAGTTGAAACTGGTCCAGCTATGACGGCGTGGAACTCCATCAAGTTCTTGAACCCGAAGAACGACGGTGCTGTTTTACCAATCCTGGACTTAAACGGCTTCAAGATTTCTAACCCAACCCTGTTCTCTCGGATGGACGACGAACACTTGACGAAGTTCTTCGAAGGGTTAGGCTGGTCACCTCGATTCATCGAAAACGATGATATCCATGACTACATGGCTTACCACGAAAAGGCTGCTGCAGTCTTTGACCAAGCTATTGCTGACATCAAGCAAATCCAAAAGGATGCGCGTGAAAACGGCAAGTACGAAGATGGTACGATTGCACCATGGCCAGTTGTTCTGGCTCGTTTGCCAAAGGGTTGGGGCGGTCCTACGCACAACCCAGCCGGCGAACCAATCGAAAACTCCTTCCGTGCTCACCAAGTTCCGCTTGGTTTATCCCAAAACAACTTCGACGAATTACCAGAATTCGAAGCTTGGATGAACTCATACAAGCCAGAAGAATTATTCAACACGGATGGGACTTTGAAGGCCGAAGTCGCTGACTTTGCCCCTAAGGGTGACAAGCGAATGGCTGCTAACCCATTAGCTAACGGTGGCCGTGCGCGTGGCGAAAAGCCAGAATTATTAGACTTACCTGACTGGAAGTCTTACGCTAACGACATCAACGAAAGCAACCGTGGGACGAACTTACCAGACGGCAACCGGAACATGGATATGAACGTCTTATCAACGTTCTTCGCCGGTGTGGCTACCAAGAACCCATCTTCATTCCGGATCTTTGGCCCTGACGAAACCATGTCCAACCGTCTTTGGGAAATGTTCAAGATTACCAACCGTCAATGGGAAAGTCCGGTCAAGGAACCAAATGACCAATACGAAGCCCCAGAAGGTCGGATCTTGGATGCCCAATTATCTGAACACCAAGCTGAAGGTTGGTTAGAAGCCTACACGCTGACTGGTCGTCAAGGGGTCTTCACTTCTTACGAATCATTCTTGCGCGTTGTTGACTCCATGATCACTCAGCACTTCAAGTGGATCCGCCAAGCGGCTGCTGAAGACTGGCGCAATGATTACCCATCATTGAACCTGATCTCCACTTCCACTGTGTTCCAACAAGACCACAACGGTTACACCCACCAAGATCCAGGTATCTTAACTCACTTGGCTGAAAAGAAGTCTGACTTCGTTCGCCAATACCTGCCAGCCGATGGGAACAGCTTGTTAGCCGTCTTTGACCGGGCCTTCAAGGACCGTCAAAAGGTTAACCACATCGTTGCTTCCAAGCAACCTCGTCAACAATGGTTCTCCATTGATGAAGCTGAAGAATTGGCAACTGAAGGAATCAAGGCAATCGACTGGGCTTCTACGGTGGCCGAAGGCGAAGATGCTGATATCGTCTTTGCTTCTGCCGGTGTAGAACCAACCATCGAAACCTTGGCTGCTCTTCACTTGATCAACGATGCCTTCCCAGCCGTTAAGATGCGTTACGTCAACGTGGTTGAATTAGGTCGTTTACAAAACAAGAACGGTCAATTGAACGCAGAACGGGCCTTGTCTGATGACAAGTTCAGCTCATTATTCGGTGAATCCGGGACGCCAGTTGTCTTTGGCTTCCACGGTTACGAAGACTTGATCGAATCCATGTTCTACGAACGTCAACACTTAGGCTTACACGTGCATGGTTACCGTGAAGATGGTGATATCACCACCGCTTACGACATGCGGGTTTACTCCGAACTTGACCGGTTCCACCAAGCTAAGGACGCCGTTAGCGTCTTGGTTAACAAGGGTGTGATTGACGAAGCTGCCGCTAAGGCCTTCGATGCTAAGATGGATGAAATCTTGGCTAAGCACTTTAAGGTTACCCGTGACGAAGGTCACGATATCGAAGAATTCACGAAGTGGCAATGGACGCCACTGAAGAAGTAA
- a CDS encoding HAD-IIB family hydrolase produces the protein MSIKLIAIDIDGTLLNEKNELAPATIDAVKAASAQGIKVVLCSGRPLTGVAPYIQELGISGDDQYAVTYNGAVAQTVSGKVLINHALSFNDYIDLEALSRKLQVSFQIETPDYIYTANKDINPYTIFESNLVKMLIRYRSVGEMPRDVTVSKAMFVDSPANIDRIKPLIPQDFHDKYYVVQSTPFFIEVMNKEASKGNALRGLAADAVTLTNAEDGVAAAIRKYALK, from the coding sequence ATGTCTATTAAATTAATCGCCATCGATATCGACGGCACCCTATTAAACGAAAAGAACGAACTCGCTCCCGCCACCATCGACGCCGTCAAAGCCGCTTCCGCCCAAGGCATCAAGGTCGTCTTGTGCAGTGGCCGGCCCCTCACTGGCGTGGCCCCTTACATTCAGGAGCTCGGCATTAGTGGCGATGATCAGTACGCCGTAACCTATAACGGGGCGGTTGCTCAGACCGTTTCCGGTAAGGTCTTAATCAACCACGCGTTGAGTTTTAACGATTACATCGACTTAGAAGCCCTATCCCGGAAGCTTCAGGTCAGCTTCCAAATTGAAACGCCAGATTATATCTACACGGCCAACAAGGACATCAACCCCTACACCATCTTTGAAAGCAACCTGGTCAAGATGTTGATTCGTTACCGTTCCGTAGGTGAGATGCCCCGTGACGTGACCGTCTCCAAAGCCATGTTCGTTGATTCACCGGCCAACATCGATCGCATTAAGCCGTTGATTCCACAAGACTTCCACGACAAGTACTACGTGGTTCAAAGTACCCCCTTCTTTATCGAAGTCATGAACAAGGAAGCCAGCAAGGGGAACGCTTTACGCGGATTAGCCGCCGATGCGGTAACTTTGACCAACGCCGAAGATGGGGTGGCCGCCGCTATTCGGAAATACGCTTTAAAGTAA
- a CDS encoding HD domain-containing protein, with protein sequence MSYATARLPHEKVLRDPVHNYIYVRHQVILDLINTREFQRLRRIKQLGTASLVFHGAEHTRFAHCLGVYEITRQICDNFQRNYPTKTPGDGGWDDHERLTALCAALLHDIGHGPYSHTFEHIFHTDHEAITAEILTSPTTEVNQVLRQVSPTFPAEVASVIQKTYPNPQVVQMISSQIDADRMDYLLRDAYYTGTQYGTFDLTRILRVMRPYKGGIAFAMNGMHAVEDYVMSRFQMYQQIYFHPVSRAMEVILDHLLARANYLYQNGKSDESFIPHLLLPFFNHEFDLQDYLYLDDGVLTTYFTHWRQSPDDILADLAHRFLDRKPLKSAVYTANTRELLTPLRQMIASVGFNTDYYTATDNSYDLPYDDAYDPKMSHPLTQIEIQQPDGSLLELSTVSDLVNALRGKFTGDQRFFFPKEMLNPGDDAPDLFQPIYDDFSRYIQNNQLIQPKES encoded by the coding sequence TTGTCCTACGCAACCGCACGTCTACCCCACGAGAAAGTGCTTCGCGATCCCGTGCATAACTATATCTATGTCCGTCATCAGGTCATCTTAGACCTCATTAACACCCGCGAGTTTCAACGACTCCGCCGCATTAAGCAGTTGGGGACCGCTTCTCTGGTCTTCCACGGTGCCGAGCACACGCGCTTTGCGCACTGCTTGGGGGTCTACGAAATTACCCGCCAAATCTGCGATAATTTTCAACGGAACTACCCAACTAAAACGCCGGGAGATGGCGGTTGGGATGATCACGAACGACTCACGGCCCTGTGTGCCGCGTTGCTCCACGACATCGGCCACGGTCCATATTCCCACACCTTTGAGCATATCTTTCACACCGACCACGAAGCCATCACGGCGGAGATTTTAACCTCGCCAACCACGGAGGTTAATCAGGTGTTGCGGCAGGTCAGTCCCACCTTCCCCGCCGAAGTCGCTAGCGTGATTCAAAAAACCTACCCGAATCCGCAGGTGGTTCAGATGATTTCCAGTCAAATCGATGCCGATCGGATGGACTACCTGTTACGGGATGCCTACTATACTGGCACACAATACGGCACCTTCGACCTGACGCGGATTCTACGCGTGATGCGCCCCTACAAGGGCGGAATTGCCTTTGCCATGAACGGCATGCACGCGGTCGAAGACTACGTGATGAGCCGCTTTCAGATGTACCAACAAATCTACTTCCACCCGGTTTCTCGGGCGATGGAAGTCATCTTGGATCACCTACTGGCGCGGGCCAACTACCTCTATCAAAACGGTAAGAGCGACGAAAGCTTCATTCCCCACCTCTTACTGCCCTTCTTTAACCACGAATTCGACCTCCAGGACTACCTGTACCTCGACGACGGCGTGTTGACCACCTACTTCACTCATTGGCGCCAATCGCCCGACGACATCTTGGCCGACCTGGCCCACCGCTTCTTGGATCGCAAGCCGTTGAAGAGTGCCGTTTACACCGCTAACACCCGGGAACTACTGACGCCATTACGGCAAATGATTGCCTCGGTCGGGTTTAACACCGACTATTACACCGCTACGGATAACAGTTATGATTTACCCTACGACGACGCCTACGACCCTAAGATGTCTCACCCGTTAACCCAAATCGAGATCCAACAACCCGATGGTTCCTTACTAGAACTATCGACGGTTTCGGATCTGGTCAACGCCTTACGCGGGAAGTTCACCGGCGATCAACGCTTCTTCTTCCCGAAAGAGATGTTAAACCCCGGTGACGACGCGCCCGACCTGTTCCAACCAATCTACGATGACTTTAGTCGCTACATTCAAAACAACCAACTCATCCAACCTAAGGAGTCTTAA
- a CDS encoding lipoate--protein ligase family protein, translating to MQPLTFSSDSLQTLDTPIPANQKNLAFGYTNALLDLVAELGQPILHFWEMTPTVILGLKDKRLPDLPAAVRAVQGHGYNWVLRNSGGLAVVADAGILNVSLFSPLTTPPLSVDAAYEQMLALVRQAWPELTIEHFEVTHSYCPGDYDLSVNGQKIAGLSQRRNPHALVTMLYLSVNGDQPSRGRLIRDFYHAGLAGKPNQWDFPDVDPAVMTTTAALLNQPSTLAAARQRLVTACQATGVRVGQAKLASLMTQPRFTTALAHATAQMARRQPNLTQ from the coding sequence ATGCAACCCTTGACGTTTTCAAGTGATTCCCTGCAAACACTCGATACTCCCATTCCCGCCAATCAAAAAAATCTAGCGTTTGGGTACACCAACGCGCTGCTAGACCTGGTGGCGGAACTGGGCCAACCCATTCTGCACTTCTGGGAAATGACGCCCACGGTCATCTTGGGACTGAAGGATAAACGTCTCCCCGACCTCCCTGCCGCTGTTCGCGCCGTTCAGGGTCACGGGTACAACTGGGTCCTGCGGAACTCCGGGGGGCTCGCCGTGGTGGCCGACGCGGGCATTTTAAACGTCTCGCTGTTCAGCCCCTTAACCACACCGCCCCTCAGTGTGGATGCCGCCTACGAGCAAATGCTGGCGCTGGTCCGCCAAGCCTGGCCGGAATTGACCATTGAACACTTCGAGGTCACCCACTCCTACTGTCCGGGCGACTACGATTTAAGTGTCAACGGACAAAAAATTGCGGGGTTGTCCCAACGACGCAATCCCCATGCCCTGGTCACCATGCTGTATCTCAGCGTCAACGGGGATCAGCCCAGCCGCGGCCGGCTCATTCGTGACTTCTATCACGCCGGACTAGCAGGGAAACCCAATCAATGGGACTTTCCCGACGTTGATCCGGCCGTGATGACCACCACGGCGGCGCTCCTCAATCAACCGAGCACCCTCGCCGCCGCCCGCCAACGTTTGGTCACCGCCTGTCAGGCGACTGGCGTCCGGGTCGGTCAGGCCAAATTAGCCAGTCTCATGACCCAGCCCCGGTTCACCACGGCGCTGGCCCACGCCACCGCTCAGATGGCCCGCCGTCAACCCAATTTAACCCAATAA